The proteins below come from a single Vicinamibacterales bacterium genomic window:
- a CDS encoding NifU family protein — protein sequence MISRERVQAVIERIRPLIQGDGGDIELVDVVDNKAKVRLTGNCVGCPSAQMTLFMGVEMAIKEEIPEFEELLVV from the coding sequence ATGATTTCACGCGAACGCGTGCAGGCCGTCATCGAACGGATCCGTCCCCTCATCCAGGGCGACGGTGGTGATATCGAGTTGGTGGACGTCGTGGACAACAAGGCCAAGGTCCGTCTCACCGGCAACTGCGTGGGCTGCCCAAGTGCCCAGATGACGCTGTTCATGGGCGTCGAGATGGCCATCAAGGAAGAGATTCCCGAGTTCGAAGAGTTGCTGGTCGTGTAA